AAGGTCAATTTTTCCGGCCAGGTCTTCAAGGCGGTCCAGTACGGCCTGAACCTGGAAACGGAACGGATCGATTATGACCAGGTGGCGGCCCTGGCCCGCGAACATCGCCCCAAGGTGATCGTGGCTGGAGCCTCTGCCTACAGCCGTTTTATCGATTTTTCCCGATTTCGGGAGATTTGTGACAGTGTCGGCGCCATGTTGCTCGTGGACATGGCCCATTTTGCCGGTCTGGTCGCCGCCGGCGAACACCCGTCGCCGTTCGGCTACGCCGATGTCGTGACCACCACCACCCACAAGACCCTGCGTGGCCCGCGTGGCGGCATGATCATGACCAATCGGGAAGATTTGGCCAAAAAGATCAACTCCAAAATTTTCCCCGGAATTCAGGGCGGTCCCCTGATGCATGTGATCGCTGCCAAAGGAGTGGCATTGAAAGAGGCCTTGCAGCCGGAATTCAAGCTCTACGGCCAGCAGATTCGTCGCAATGCCAAGGCGCTGGCTGCCACCTTGATGGAAGGGGGGTTGCGGATCGTATCCGGTGGCACGGACAACCACTTGATGCTCGTGGATCTCACCTCCCGCAACATCACGGGCAAGGATACCGAAGCAGCCCTGGAACGGGCCGGCCTGACCTGCAACAAAAACGCCATTCCCAAGGATCCCCGAAGCCCCTTCGTCACCTCCGGCATTCGTCTGGGAACCCCGGCCTCCACCACCCGGGGGTTGGGTGAGGCGGAGTTTCAGGAGGTGGGCCGTTGTATCGTCTCGGTGGTGGATGCCTTGGGGCGTGGTGATTCCACCCAGGCGGAAGCAGAGGTGCGGGAGCGGGTGCGGGCCTTGTGTACCCGTTTTCCGGTGTATCCCGGATTGTGATCGATGGGAAAGGATGCCTCGGTCGATCGCCGTTTCATGATGCAGGCGTTGCGTCTGGCGGCGCGGGCGGAAGGGCGGAGCCGTCCCAATCCGCTGGTGGGGTGTGTGCTGGTGCGGGATGGCCGGCGGGTGGGCATGGGGTATCAC
The sequence above is a segment of the Magnetococcales bacterium genome. Coding sequences within it:
- a CDS encoding serine hydroxymethyltransferase → MPVDLQSFDPEMYAAIGEELGRQRNQIELIASENIVSRAVLEAQGCVMTNKYAEGYPHKRYYGGCHCVDKAEDLAIARAQQLFGCAHVNVQPHSGSQANMGAYLAMIEAGDTILGMSLADGGHLTHGAKVNFSGQVFKAVQYGLNLETERIDYDQVAALAREHRPKVIVAGASAYSRFIDFSRFREICDSVGAMLLVDMAHFAGLVAAGEHPSPFGYADVVTTTTHKTLRGPRGGMIMTNREDLAKKINSKIFPGIQGGPLMHVIAAKGVALKEALQPEFKLYGQQIRRNAKALAATLMEGGLRIVSGGTDNHLMLVDLTSRNITGKDTEAALERAGLTCNKNAIPKDPRSPFVTSGIRLGTPASTTRGLGEAEFQEVGRCIVSVVDALGRGDSTQAEAEVRERVRALCTRFPVYPGL